The Paenibacillus sp. MBLB1832 genome has a window encoding:
- a CDS encoding RluA family pseudouridine synthase — MHKKPSSRSTTQGGQKPKAGQHKSHTPQGAKTKSSPESNTRQYTVKEPSELLPFLLDKLSSLGRNAVKAILARGQVAVNGKSVTAYNYPLQPEQIVTISKEKVVEDIPLAGMTILHEDQDVIVIQKDAGLLSIATDDKENQITAYRQLTAHVRNHDPKGRIFVVHRLDRDTSGVMMFAKNEAVQQHLQNTWQESVKERTYVALVEGMVRKPEGTISSWLKENPKSLKMFSTPYPNDGQHAVTHYTTLQANKQFSLLEVNLETGRKNQIRVHMQDIGHPVAGDKKYGSKSKEINRLGLHARVLAFIHPTTGQLMRFETHIPKAFLNPFKEPGVKK; from the coding sequence ATGCACAAAAAGCCAAGTTCACGTTCAACAACTCAAGGCGGCCAGAAGCCTAAGGCAGGCCAACATAAATCGCACACACCTCAAGGGGCCAAAACGAAAAGCAGCCCAGAGTCCAATACACGCCAATACACTGTCAAGGAGCCTAGCGAGCTGCTTCCTTTCTTGTTAGATAAGCTGTCCAGCCTCGGCCGCAACGCAGTGAAAGCAATTCTTGCCCGCGGGCAAGTCGCAGTGAATGGCAAATCGGTTACAGCGTATAACTACCCTTTGCAGCCTGAGCAGATCGTCACGATTTCGAAGGAAAAAGTGGTCGAGGATATCCCACTTGCGGGAATGACCATTCTCCATGAGGATCAGGATGTGATTGTCATTCAGAAGGATGCTGGTCTTCTCTCGATCGCGACGGATGATAAGGAGAACCAAATTACCGCTTACCGCCAACTGACTGCGCATGTTCGGAATCATGATCCGAAGGGTCGAATTTTCGTCGTTCATCGATTGGATCGGGACACCTCTGGTGTCATGATGTTTGCGAAAAACGAAGCGGTTCAGCAGCATCTGCAAAATACGTGGCAGGAGAGCGTGAAAGAACGGACATACGTAGCTTTGGTTGAAGGTATGGTGCGCAAACCCGAGGGAACCATCTCTTCGTGGCTCAAGGAGAATCCGAAATCGCTGAAAATGTTCTCCACCCCCTACCCGAACGACGGTCAGCATGCCGTGACGCACTATACGACACTGCAGGCTAACAAGCAATTCTCTCTGTTGGAAGTCAATCTCGAAACAGGCCGTAAAAATCAAATTCGCGTACATATGCAAGACATCGGGCATCCTGTGGCTGGCGATAAAAAGTACGGCTCCAAATCCAAGGAGATCAATCGACTCGGTCTTCACGCGCGAGTACTCGCCTTCATACACCCGACGACGGGCCAATTGATGCGGTTTGAGACGCACATTCCGAAGGCATTCTTGAATCCTTTTAAAGAGCCAGGTGTGAAAAAATAA